One Qipengyuania aurantiaca genomic region harbors:
- a CDS encoding alpha/beta fold hydrolase produces MARETFTIEGAGAISLTAEAEGDAYAKPVLLAHGGGQTRRAWRRVVSELAQAGFRAIAFDMRGHGDSDWSPCGAYEMRDFAADLVAAASRLDQKPALVGASLGGLAGLIAAGELAPGSFASLTLVDIAPRMEPSGVMRVVGFMEEHVDSGFASPEEAADVIARYMPHRPKRGASDGLKNYLRQKSDGRFYWHWDPVFIRNIMAARQGDPDNQERQSAMLSQAAAKLTLPLHLIRGASSDLVSEEAVLHLRQLAPHAEYTDIADATHMVVGDANDAFSAAIVDFLGRHHSSDTTHPHGTREL; encoded by the coding sequence ATGGCGAGAGAAACCTTTACGATTGAGGGCGCAGGCGCGATTTCTCTTACAGCCGAGGCTGAGGGGGATGCCTACGCTAAACCCGTCCTTCTTGCGCACGGCGGCGGGCAGACACGGCGCGCGTGGAGAAGGGTGGTCAGCGAGCTGGCTCAAGCCGGCTTTCGCGCAATCGCCTTCGACATGCGCGGTCACGGAGACAGCGATTGGTCGCCATGCGGAGCTTATGAAATGCGCGACTTCGCGGCGGATCTGGTCGCTGCAGCGTCGCGCCTGGACCAGAAGCCAGCGCTGGTCGGCGCTTCACTGGGCGGGCTCGCTGGACTGATTGCCGCAGGGGAGCTTGCTCCAGGTAGCTTTGCTTCACTCACATTGGTCGACATTGCCCCGCGCATGGAGCCCAGCGGTGTGATGCGCGTGGTTGGTTTCATGGAAGAGCATGTCGATAGCGGCTTCGCCTCACCAGAGGAGGCGGCCGACGTGATCGCTCGCTACATGCCGCATCGTCCCAAGCGGGGCGCGAGCGATGGTCTGAAAAACTATCTGCGGCAGAAGTCGGATGGGCGCTTCTATTGGCACTGGGACCCAGTGTTTATCCGTAATATAATGGCGGCCAGACAAGGCGACCCAGACAACCAGGAACGTCAATCGGCAATGCTGAGCCAAGCTGCGGCGAAACTCACGCTTCCGCTTCACCTCATCCGAGGCGCCTCTAGCGATCTTGTTTCCGAAGAGGCCGTTTTGCATCTGCGGCAACTCGCCCCCCATGCAGAATACACGGACATCGCCGATGCCACGCATATGGTCGTGGGCGATGCGAACGACGCCTTTTCCGCCGCTATCGTCGATTTCCTAGGGCGCCATCACTCATCCGATACGACTCACCCACATGGGACGAGGGAGCTATGA
- a CDS encoding hotdog fold thioesterase → MIDRERLQEMLHIAPFHRWLGLEIATCSDQGIAITMPWREEIVSNPMIGSAHGGILASLVDLTGLYTLLAGGVAARATADLHVDYHRPATSGPLTAHGQIVKVGRQISVAETRVLEPDEKLVASGRGAYFSSTGSLDQRGGTIDLEQALATQGPATSAARSTPA, encoded by the coding sequence ATGATCGATCGAGAGCGCTTGCAGGAAATGCTGCATATCGCGCCGTTTCACCGATGGCTTGGGCTGGAGATTGCGACATGCTCCGACCAAGGAATCGCGATCACCATGCCATGGCGCGAAGAGATCGTGTCGAACCCTATGATTGGGTCGGCGCATGGAGGGATCCTGGCTTCACTGGTCGACCTCACCGGGCTTTATACTCTGCTTGCCGGGGGCGTCGCGGCGAGAGCGACGGCCGATCTGCATGTCGATTACCACCGTCCTGCAACCTCAGGACCTCTCACTGCTCACGGACAGATCGTGAAGGTCGGGCGACAGATTTCGGTGGCGGAAACCCGGGTTCTCGAGCCCGACGAAAAGTTGGTCGCCAGCGGCAGGGGCGCCTACTTCTCGTCAACCGGATCACTTGATCAGCGCGGCGGGACTATTGATCTCGAACAGGCTCTTGCCACCCAAGGCCCAGCGACTTCTGCAGCGCGATCCACGCCAGCGTAA